A part of Salvelinus alpinus chromosome 23, SLU_Salpinus.1, whole genome shotgun sequence genomic DNA contains:
- the LOC139550944 gene encoding protein FAM110B-like: protein MPTETLTPLADSKPPGHGAAFASTVPLRILNKGPDYFRRQVEPNPKRLSAVERLEADKSKYVKSQEVINAKQEPVKPPLLAKPPVCPAVAKRGANGGGGGGVDLKASNNNSKSDTCTTTSKRENLNLEILKNLLNSSGSTSEGHAKSATLKPGARSWAPHRSIPTTTDCSEPTSLCSFSESLKVPPPVPGRRSPQGGNLNLSRRLLEERGEGDRSPLHTSHSSSDIRRLCNGKSLRAARSSSSSAPPLPPKPSPKVLAPLCDNAPQAPESEATTTPPSSAAPAEQLELALGSSVARRPSLHRSKSDLSDRYARAGADVERFFNYCGLDPEELESVGIESFARANSDIISLNFRSASMISSDCDQSRHSNEDMTDEEEDASERVPYGISAVERNARVIKWLYSIKQARESQKVSHV, encoded by the coding sequence ATGCCCACCGAGACCCTGACACCGCTGGCAGATAGCAAGCCCCCCGGCCACGGGGCGGCCTTTGCCTCCACCGTCCCCCTGCGCATACTCAACAAAGGGCCCGACTACTTCCGGCGCCAGGTGGAGCCCAACCCTAAGCGGCTGAGCGCTGTGGAGCGGCTGGAGGCGGACAAGTCGAAGTACGTCAAGAGCCAGGAGGTCATCAACGCCAAGCAGGAGCCTGTTAAGCCCCCGCTGCTAGCAAAGCCGCCTGTCTGCCCTGCCGTGGCTAAGAGAGGGGCGAATGGGggcggtggtggtggggtggaccTCAAGGCATCCAACAACAACTCCAAGTCAGACACGTGCACCACCACCAGCAAACGGGAGAACCTCAACCTGGAGATCCTTAAGAACCTCCTGAACAGCTCCGGCTCGACCTCTGAGGGCCACGCTAAGAGCGCTACTCTAAAGCCCGGGGCCAGGAGCTGGGCCCCCCACCGCTCCATCCCCACCACAACGGACTGCTCTGAGCCCACCAGCCTCTGTTCCTTCTCCGAGTCCCTCAAGGTGCCTCCCCCTGTACCCGGCCGACGGAGCCCACAGGGGGGCAACCTGAACCTCAGCCGCCGCCTGCTGGAGGAGCGGGGCGAGGGTGACCGCTCACCCCTCCACACCTCCCACAGCTCCTCCGACATCCGCAGGCTATGCAACGGTAAGTCTCTAAGGGCGGCCCGAAGTAGCAGCAGCTCCGCACCTCCCTTACCCCCCAAGCCCAGCCCCAAAGTCCTTGCCCCCCTCTGCGACAACGCCCCCCAGGCCCCTGAGAGCGAGGCCACCACCACGCCGCCCTCCTCTGCCGCCCCAGCTGAGCAGTTGGAGCTAGCGCTGGGGAGCTCTGTGGCCCGCCGGCCGTCCCTGCATCGCTCCAAGTCGGACCTGAGCGACCGTTACGCACGAGCCGGCGCCGACGTGGAGCGCTTCTTTAACTACTGTGGGCTGGACCCCGAGGAGCTGGAGAGTGTGGGCATAGAGAGCTTCGCCCGTGCCAACTCCGACATCATCTCCCTCAACTTCCGCAGCGCCAGCATGATCAGCTCGGACTGCGACCAATCACGGCACAGCAACGAGGACATGACGGACGAGGAGGAAGATGCAAGCGAACGCGTGCCTTACGGGATCTCGGCCGTAGAACGCAACGCCCGCGTCATCAAATGGCTGTACAGCATCAAACAGGCACGCGAGTCACAGAAAGTATCTCATGTCTAA
- the LOC139550945 gene encoding inositol monophosphatase 3-like isoform X1 has translation MAPMGIRLSPLGVAVFCLLGLGVIYHLYAGVISSRIAAFTSKRTVNLRDLLALSVEAAVQGGREVKRVREEDKLEEKTKGKTKEGASEKLTQGDLNSHRKMYYLIKNTYPYVQVNSEEHDETNNELGVWNRDIPADILKSVEGGRDVPADSITIWIDPLDATQEYTENLLKYVTTMVCVAVDGKPVIGVIHKPFTGYTAWALVGHGSNMKPRTTYNMNPPKVIVSRSHAGKVKGFIEEAFGNTTVILPAGGAGYKVLALLDPLDEDIEKADVYIHVTFIKKWDICAGNALLTSLGGHMTTLKGEEIDYSGAAGNREGLLASVKVDHQDLVAKLPAWDSSDKH, from the exons ATGGCTCCTATGGGAATCCGTCTATCGCCACTTGGAGTGGCCGTGTTTTGCTTACTGGGACTCGGCGTGATCTACCACCTATATGCCGGAGTTATATCCAGCCGCATAGCTGCTTTCACGTCGAAGAGAACAGTGAATCTCCGCGACCTGCTCGcactgtcagtggaggctgcagtCCAGGGCGGTCGGGAGGTGAAGAGGGTCAGAGAAGAGGACAAGTTAGAAGAGAAGACCAAGGGGAAAACGAAGGAAGGGGCTAGTGAAAAGCTCACTCAGGGGGACTTAAACTCTCACCGAAAGATGTATTATCTTATCAAGAACACTTATCCATATGTACAG GTGAACTCTGAAGAGCATGATGAGACCAACAATGAGCTGGGGGTGTGGAACAGAGACATCCCTGCTGACATCCTAAAAAGCGTGGAGGGGGGCAGGGATGTGCCCGCTGACAGTATCACCATCTGGATAGACCCACTGGATGCCACTCAGGAGTATACAG AGAACCTGCTCAAGTATGTCACGACCATGGTGTGTGTGGCCGTGGACGGGAAACCTGTCATAGGCGTGATCCACAAACCTTTCACAGGATACACAG CTTGGGCCTTGGTTGGTCATGGGTCTAACATGAAGCCTCGCACCACCTACAACATGAACCCCCCCAAGGTCATCGTGTCCCGGTCGCACGCCGGGAAGGTGAAGGGTTTCATCGAGGAGGCCTTCGGCAACACTACAGTTATTCTCCCAGCAGGGGGTGCAG GCTATAAGGTGTTGGCTCTGCTGGACCCCCTTGATGAGGACATTGAGAAGGCTGACGTGTACATCCACGTCACCTTCATCAAGAAGTGGGACATCTGCGCCGGCAACGCCCTGCTTACGTCCCTAGGAGGTCACATGACTACGCTGAAGGGCGAGGAGATAGACTACTCGGGGGCCGCGGGCAACAGGGAGGGTCTGCTGGCCAGCGTCAAGGTGGACCACCAAGACCTGGTGGCCAAATTGCCGGCATGGGACTCCTCTGACAAacactga
- the LOC139550945 gene encoding inositol monophosphatase 3-like isoform X2, producing the protein MAPMGIRLSPLGVAVFCLLGLGVIYHLYAGVISSRIAAFTSKRTVNLRDLLALSVEAAVQGGREVKRVREEDKLEEKTKGKTKEGASEKLTQGDLNSHRKMYYLIKNTYPYVQVNSEEHDETNNELGVWNRDIPADILKSVEGGRDVPADSITIWIDPLDATQEYTAWALVGHGSNMKPRTTYNMNPPKVIVSRSHAGKVKGFIEEAFGNTTVILPAGGAGYKVLALLDPLDEDIEKADVYIHVTFIKKWDICAGNALLTSLGGHMTTLKGEEIDYSGAAGNREGLLASVKVDHQDLVAKLPAWDSSDKH; encoded by the exons ATGGCTCCTATGGGAATCCGTCTATCGCCACTTGGAGTGGCCGTGTTTTGCTTACTGGGACTCGGCGTGATCTACCACCTATATGCCGGAGTTATATCCAGCCGCATAGCTGCTTTCACGTCGAAGAGAACAGTGAATCTCCGCGACCTGCTCGcactgtcagtggaggctgcagtCCAGGGCGGTCGGGAGGTGAAGAGGGTCAGAGAAGAGGACAAGTTAGAAGAGAAGACCAAGGGGAAAACGAAGGAAGGGGCTAGTGAAAAGCTCACTCAGGGGGACTTAAACTCTCACCGAAAGATGTATTATCTTATCAAGAACACTTATCCATATGTACAG GTGAACTCTGAAGAGCATGATGAGACCAACAATGAGCTGGGGGTGTGGAACAGAGACATCCCTGCTGACATCCTAAAAAGCGTGGAGGGGGGCAGGGATGTGCCCGCTGACAGTATCACCATCTGGATAGACCCACTGGATGCCACTCAGGAGTATACAG CTTGGGCCTTGGTTGGTCATGGGTCTAACATGAAGCCTCGCACCACCTACAACATGAACCCCCCCAAGGTCATCGTGTCCCGGTCGCACGCCGGGAAGGTGAAGGGTTTCATCGAGGAGGCCTTCGGCAACACTACAGTTATTCTCCCAGCAGGGGGTGCAG GCTATAAGGTGTTGGCTCTGCTGGACCCCCTTGATGAGGACATTGAGAAGGCTGACGTGTACATCCACGTCACCTTCATCAAGAAGTGGGACATCTGCGCCGGCAACGCCCTGCTTACGTCCCTAGGAGGTCACATGACTACGCTGAAGGGCGAGGAGATAGACTACTCGGGGGCCGCGGGCAACAGGGAGGGTCTGCTGGCCAGCGTCAAGGTGGACCACCAAGACCTGGTGGCCAAATTGCCGGCATGGGACTCCTCTGACAAacactga